A DNA window from Synchiropus splendidus isolate RoL2022-P1 chromosome 2, RoL_Sspl_1.0, whole genome shotgun sequence contains the following coding sequences:
- the LOC128754370 gene encoding N-alpha-acetyltransferase 15, NatA auxiliary subunit-like, with translation MPTVTLPPKENALFKRILRCYEHKQYRNGLKFCKQILSNPKFAEHGETLAMKGLTLNCLGKKEEAYELVRRGLRNDLKSHVCWHVYGLLQRSDKKYDEAIKCYRNALKWDKDNLQILRDLSMLQIQMRDLEGYRETRYQLLQLRPAQRASWIGYAIAYHLLEDYEMAAKIIEEFRKTQQTSPDKVDYEYSELLLYQNQVLREAGLYKEALEHLSNYEKQICDKLAVEETRGELLLKLERLNEATEVYHRLQERNPENWSYYHGLEKAKKPSSVEERHKIYEEAWEKFPKGLVPRRLPLNFLNGEKFRMCLDHYLRLNFSKGCPPVFTTLKSLYNDKEKVAIIEELVVGFETSLKSSRLFSQNDEGKEEPPTTLLWVQYFLAQHYDIVGQQTLALEYINAAIESTPTLIELFLIKAKIYKHAGNIKEAAQWMDEAQALDTADRFINSKCAKYMLKAGMIKEAEEMCSKFTREGASAVENLNEMQCMWFQTECALAYKAMNKFGEALKKCHEIERHFVEITDDQFDFHTYCMRKMTLRSYVDLLKLEDVLRMHPFYYKAAVTAIQIYLSLHDSPLTDDSKELQADTANLSDKELKKLRNKQRRAQKKAQLEEEKKNAEKEKQLKNQKKKKEDDDEEIGGPKEELIPDKLVKVESPLEEAVKFLIPLKHLVKDRIDTHLLAFEIYFRKEKYLLMLQSVKRAVAIDPDHPWLHQCLVRFFKGVSVSKELPEVVGTVLKQEITRLFGDSNPKSFNQAYLSKHSNSIPHRLAAAKMMVCLDPSTETKAAELAAALDESLENRTILICTDVLETLRSNVFGDCKERAELYRAECHKLYPYTLAFMPPGYEESSKLANGDVSIETEEIANEM, from the exons ATGCCTACAGTCACTCTACCACCGAAAGAGAACGCTCTCTTCAAACGGATTCTG CGATGTTACGAACACAAACAATACAGAAACGGGCTCAAGTTCTGCAAACAAATTCTGTCCAACCCAAAATTTGCAGAACATGGAG AAACCCTAGCGATGAAGGGCCTGACACTCAACTGTCTCGGGAAGAAGGAAGAGGCTTATGAACTTGTAAGGAGAGGCCTCCGCAACGACCTCAAGAGCCATGTCT GCTGGCATGTGTATGGCTTACTGCAGCGCTCTGACAAGAAGTATGACGAGGCAATAAAGTGTTACCGTAATGCgctgaaatgggacaaggataACTTGCAGATCCTCCGTGACCTGTCCATGCTCCAGATCCAAATGAGAGACCTGGAGGGCTACAGG GAGACGCGttatcagctgctgcagctacGTCCAGCACAGCGAGCCTCTTGGATTGGCTACGCCATAGCCTATCACCTTCTAGAAGACTATGAGATGGCTGCCAAGATCATTGAAGAgttcagaaaaacacaacag ACGTCTCCAGACAAGGTCGACTATGAGTACAGTGAACTGCTCCTGTACCAGAACCAGGTCCTTCGCGAAGCCGGACTGTACAAGGAGGCGTTAGAGCATCTATCCAACTATGAGAAGCAGATCTGCGACAAACTGGCAGTGGAAGAGACGAGAG GGGAGTTGCTGCTGAAATTGGAGCGTTTGAATGAAGCCACAGAAGTTTACCATCGCctgcaggagagaaacccaGAGAACTGGTCTTATTATCACGGACTGGAAAAAGCCAAGAAACCAA GCAGTGTGGAGGAGAGACACAAGATCTATGAGGAAGCTTGGGAGAAGTTCCCTAAAGGCCTGGTTCCCCGCAGATTACCACTCAACTTTCTTAATG GTGAGAAGTTTAGAATGTGTCTGGACCACTATCTGAGGTTGAACTTCAGCAAGGGCTGTCCACCCGTCTTCACCACTCTCAAGTCTCTGTATAATGACAAGGAGAAG GTGGCCATTATTGAGGAGCTGGTAGTTGGGTTCGAAACCTCATTAAAAAGCTCTCGTCTGTTTAGTCAGAATG ATGAAGGTAAAGAGGAGCCGCCCACTACTCTGCTGTGGGTGCAGTACTTCCTGGCTCAGCATTACGACATTGTTGGACAACAGACGCTGGCTCTGGAGTACATCAATGCAGCCATCGAGAGCACACCAACATTAATCGAACTCTTCCTCATCAAAGCCAAAATTTACAAG CATGCTGGCAACATCAAGGAAGCAGCTCAGTGGATGGATGAGGCTCAGGCTCtggacacagcagacagattcATAAACTCTAAGTGTGCCAAGTACATGCTGAAGGCTGGAATGATCAAGGAGGCAGAGGAGATGTGTTCAAAGTTCACGCGG GAGGGAGCATCTGCAGTGGAGAACCTGAACGAGATGCAGTGTATGTGGTTCCAAACAGAGTGTGCTCTTGCCTATAAGGCCATGAACAAATTTGGGGAAGCACTGAAAAAGTGCCATGAGATAGAAAGG CATTTTGTGGAGATCACAGACGACCAGTTTGACTTTCACACCTACTGCATGAGGAAGATGACTTTGCGCTCATATGTGGACCTATTAAAGCTGGAGGACGTGCTCCGCATGCATCCATTCTACTACAAGGCCGCAGTCACTGCGATCCAGATATACCTAAGCCTGCACGACAGTCCTCTTACTGATGACAGCAAGGAACTGCAGGCTGACACTG CCAACCTCTCGGACAAAGAGCTTAAGAAACTCCGGAACAAGCAGCGGAGAGCCCAGAAGAAAGCACAattggaggaggagaagaagaatgcTGAAAAGGAGAAGCAGCTTAAGaaccagaagaaaaagaaggaggatgatgatgaggagattGGTGGCCCAAAAGAGGAGCTCATTCCTGACAAACTGGTCAAG GTAGAAAGTCCACTGGAAGAAGCTGTCAAGTTCCTAATACCTCTGAAGCACCTGGTCAAGGACAGAATTGACACCCACCTCCTGGCATTTGAGATCTACTTCAGAAAAG AAAAATACTTGCTGATGCTGCAGTCTGTGAAGAGGGCAGTGGCCATTGACCCAGACCACCCGTGGCTGCACCAGTGTCTGGTTCGTTTCTTCAAAGGAG TGTCAGTGAGCAAAGAGCTGCCGGAAGTGGTGGGCACGGTTCTTAAGCAGGAAATCACCCGGCTTTTTGGTGACAGCAATCCAAAGAGCTTCAATCAGGCTTACCTCAGCAAACACTCCAACTCCATACCACACCGACTGGCTG ctgctaaGATGATGGTGTGTCTGGATCCATCAACCGAAACCAAGGCTGCAGAGTTGGCCGCTGCACTTGATGAGTCACTGGAGAACAGAACAATACTG ATTTGCACTGATGTCCTGGAGACTCTTCGAAGCAACGTGTTTGGGGACTGCAAGGAGAGAGCAGAGTTGTACCGTGCAGAGTGTCACAAGCTGTACCCCTACACGCTAGCTTTTATGCCCCCTGGATATGAGGAGAGCTCCAAGCTTGCCAACGGAGATGTGTCCATTGAAACAGAGGAGATAGCCAATGAGATGTAA